GCACACGCCGAGCGCGAACCCAAACGCGTCGTCGACAAATCGAGATGACactccagaaacaccgcCACAGAGCGGAATAAGTGTCACCATTTCGCAGAAGGACAGCATTGTAGCGAGGACTATCAAACCTGCGATGCTGAAACCAAGCAGACAGCCCAATGGACCGGCGATGCTGAATGACTTGCCCGAGGAAAGCAATAGGCCCACGCCTAGCGTTCCTCCCAATGCAATTTGGTGCAGGTGGCGGACGTGCAATTTGCGTTGTATGCGGTAGTTGCGGTTGATGTTGAAATAGTCGAAAAATgactttttcttcttgcggGGCTTGATTGTGGGCTCTATTCGCCGAAAAGTATAGTCCAGGTTCTCATCGTTACTCACAATCATTTCTGGCTGGTCGTCGTCTATGTTAATATCGCTACAGTCAGACTTTCTGCTGTGTCCTATGGCCTGGAGCTCTATGGGCAGctcttccacctcctcgCACTCGTCGATAGGAACGGTTTCAAGACTGCTCACTCTGCTGAGGTTGACGATTCCGAGCTTGGGCTGGCTCCAACTCTGCCGACTGCGTCGCTCCTCACTCAAGCGTGATATGGCGTTTCTGATTCTATTTTCCTTTTGAATACGTCGTTCGTAGGCCTCGAAGTCGCTTGCATACTCATGACTGTCGTTGTTTGCGTAATAGTCGTACAGATCGCTGTAATAAAACCGTGAAGACGTGGCTGCTGGAATGGACCCTGCTCTTATAATTTTGTGTATGATGGAGCTGTGGAGGTCGGACGACGTCGACTCGGACGCTTCGCTAGAGGCGGACAACGAGGGCTCGTAATTCCCCAGTTGCGGGAATAACTCAGACGCAGCGTCGCCGTCGGAAGCCTGTCCTGATGGCATAGCAAAAGATAAAGTGTGTGTCAGAAGTGCCCGTTTAGATAcaagttttggaaaagcaCACGACAATCCACAAAGCTTGAATTTTTTAAAATTTTTAGAGCTCGACCAACCGACAACCATGGCCAGACAAAACTTTATTGGGTTTGTCATTTCCCAAGGGAAGATGGACAAGACCGTGAAAGTAAGGGTCATGCAGAAGGTGCTGAACCAGAAACTAcagaaagaatatttgaaaaaaaaggaTTTCCTTGTCCATGACGAAGCCAATATTTGCAAAGAGGGAGATCTGGTGAGGATCGAGGCCACTCGTCCGCTGAGTGCGCGCAAGTCGTTCGCTGTGGcggaaatcaagaaaaataaaggTGAGGAGTTCCAGCATTACCAGGAAGAAGCCAAAAGACAGGTGGCCGAGGAAGAgacgagaagaagacaAGACCTGCTCAGGAGGAGGGAGTTATACGATAACAACTCTTCGACGCTATACCACGACCTGGACGAGGTGAAAATGCTCAGAAAGCCTTTTTCGGAGCTGTCTGAAGAGGAGCGCGAGAAGATCGCCAATTTGAAACTGAAATATGGAATTTCTAACTGGGACGCGGGTTTCGAGAACCAGGAGCTTTTTATGTCGAGCCTCTCGCATCTCGCAAACAAGCTGGAGTCAATTAGATCGGAGGTGGAACTCAgcaagaagctggaagaCATAATCGCCAAAGGAGAGTCCGATCCAACGTTCAGAAATCTCGTAAATAAACTCGACCTGGATCCGGCTACTacgaagaaaaacatcatgaaaaataagatGAGGAAACTCTTACAGACCACGTCACCAGTGGAGCTGGCCCAATGGGGCATCAATTTGTAAATAGCCTTATATACTCGAAATGTTAGCGAAAGCAATGCATACACCTGCTTATTAAATAGTGTCAAAAACGTTCCCCACAGTGTTGCCGTGCAACGGGCTGTTgtcgctggaaaaattcaacaGGTTGGCAAGCCCTGTCAGCCGGCCTGCATTATTGGTGGACGGCTGGCCAGACGCTGCATCGGGGTTTTCGTACTGGTCAATCTCCTGTTTCAAACGTTCGTATACGGATGAAAAATTGTTGTCGTTGAGCTCGCTGATTTTCCGGAAATCAGTGAGCCAGTCTTGATTGATGGCGAGAATGATGTTGTGCTTTTTCTCGCTGAGGAATTGCACAAGAATATCATCCAAAATTGTGTTGAATTTGTCAACTGTAAGACTGTGGTAATAGCGGTATTCAACGGCATGGAATTTGGGCAAGCGTGGGAAACACTTGGCCAGGAATTTCATCAGGAACATAAGTGGGACAGTGAGGTCGGACTCAATGGGAGGAAGGAAGTTTAGTGTGTAATCGGAAAGGGTCTGGAAAAAGTCCTCCACGTGCGGTTTCACTCTAAGGAATGAGTAGTCGGACGATGCATCGACTCTGTAGGGCATATTTTGCAATATTCTTTCTAGTTTCTGTTCTAGTACCATTAAGGAGTCTTCTATAGTGACTTGCGGAGagatcttgagcagcgtAGGGGCCACTTCTGGGTGTTCGGATACCAAATTGGAAATTAGGTTCTGCAACGATTCTTGGTCTAAGGTCTCTATGATTCTCGAAACAGAGAGTTTCTGGCCCATAACCTGCGGCTGCCTCTGCTTTTTGTGCTGGGCTAACTTGCTAAGTGTTTTTGGCATGAAACGAGGCTTGCTGGCATCTTCATCGTTGGATTCATCGGTATGGCGACGCTTGCCCActttttttggttttgtgATGCGATGCAAGTCCTTTGCCAAAAAGTGATTTTGGAAGTCCATCTGGTTCGTTAGCGTCATCAATTTGCAGATAGAAGCTTGCCGAAGGAACTGTTAAAGAACGCTgtttgttgctgctgtttctttATATTTgggaaaaatattttttttttctttgccCTCCTCAGCCACATTGCGGCCTTCGATGGGTTATATTACTAGCCACGACGTATGTTTTCATTATTGGCATCTGCGCAAATGCTTATGTACTATCGAAAATTTGCTGGACAAGTTTCGGCTTCTCGTCCGGGTGCTCCGCATTCAATTGTTGAACTACTTTGCCAAGAATATTATAGGTCTCAAAGTCTCCTCCAGACCAGCTGATAGGCGTGACAGTGATCAAGCAGTCGCCATTGTCCACACTCATCTCGCTGAGGATTTTGTCCTTGTTCCGCGGAAGATCGTTGTCGATGCTGTAGACAgagtcgatcttggcaaaACCTCTGGTTTCATCATAACTCAAAGCCGGAAGCTTGTTATATCCCCCTATTGTACGGGTCTCGATAAAGTTGAAGTCTCTGTTGGTATCCATGCACGAGGCCTCTGCGCGCAGATTAATGTTGAGCCCCACACCATTGGGCAGCAGTCTAGGGTTATCGTTCCATCTCTCGTGTTCAAAGTACTCTCTCAGTTTGGGCGATCTTTGTAGGGAACGCGAGGTATGGAAGTTATGTTTACCATAACTGGCCTCGTGCGTAAGCTGCGCGACCAGCGCCTCAATTCTCTGCAGGTACAGCGCTAAAAGTTCGCTGGCCTTGTCGGAGTTTTGCTCGTCCAAAGGACTGGCAATTACCATGTCCAGGTCTTCGTTGCTGTTGACGTTTAAAACAGGGATGTTTCTGGTCTGTGCGAGTTTCATCACGCTCAGGTCCACGTGCGTCTGTTGCCGGTACAAACCGTCCACCACATGGCCCGACGACGCGACGATAATTAAGTCGATCGATGACATCTCTGTGTAGTGGTGCGGAAGCAGATAGTCGAGTGCAAAAAGCGCAGTGCCCATCACAGAGCCCTTGACGTACCATCTGTCGTTCTGTTTGGAGCCGTAAAATTTCTCTCCGACCTGGAGCCCAAGCAGGTCGTTCAAATCGAATTCCTGATCGTCCAAAAAATCTTTGAGGTCGGCATCACTAATAGGAGTGGTGTCGATGGTGACTTCGTTCTCTGTAATAGAGGTTAGGTGAAGCGGCGAAACCGATATCACCTTGTGGTTTGCACTCAGCACCTGGTGGAAAGCGGTGGAGATACTCGATCCATACGGAGACGGATTGAGCACCAGGATGCTTAGGGTTGCAGCGAGACGACTGAAGCACAGACTGGTACACACAATCGCGCAGAACTGTTGAAGACGCATACGAAGATTAGCGGGTTACAATTTTGGGCAGGCAGAGCGTTTTATAAGCTTCAAGTCCCCGTGCAGCTAATTATAAGAGCACGGGCTATAAATAATGCACGTTGAAATTCACCTCCCAAACCTGCTACCAATGCATTCATCCTGTGCGACTGCCGGTCCCCACGTGCGGTGGTGTAGGGATTTCTCTGTatggatttttttttcttgcctTTCTAGCAATACTCCATATGAGGCTCCGATTGCCTTCTCGCTCCATCATAACGGCGACGTTGGTCCATCTGATGCGTCTCGCGAGTGCATACCACTCTTTTGACCGTTTTCTACGCCAGGAGATTGCACATTTCGCGAGCTCTCACTGTCTTTGTGGATGCCATCTAATTCTTTATGACTCACCAGAACTAAATTGAACACAGCAGAAAAACCACCAACAAACACTTGCCAACATATTCCGACAACCAAACCACACGCTCGCGAACGATTACGACAGCTACAAGCACGAATTCATGGGTATATAATTCATAATATTATTGCGTTATTTACATTTggatctcctcgatctctAGCCCACAGTCCTTGCATCGACGCCGCACCATGCCAGGCTCCCCCGTGGGCTCTCCCCGGCTCCAATGGTGCTCGTGTCTTTCGTTGCGCTCGCCTCGTAACTTCCGCGTAAACTCCTCGGCTCGcatcttcttcctcatctCGCGAAGACGGGTGTTAAACTTCTTGTCGCGTCGCTTGACCCGCATTTCCTCTCGTCGAAGCCACTCCTTGTCCAAGTTTTCCGCAGAGCCCCATTTTTTGAATGCGTACTCTTCGATCTGGTACctcagaaaaagctgcatTTTGGAGTATGTTCCGCTGTGCGGGTTCGCTTTGACCAGCCTTTTGAACAGCGTTTCGTCCGCGAGCTCGGGCTCGGTCAAAAAATAGTCCTCCTTGCACTCGGTTTTCGTCAAAAGCGAGTATTTCTCTGGATACTTGTTTTCGCAGCTCTTGCACACGCGACAGCCAAAAGTCTGTAACAAGTTCCGATTCAGCTCGATGGAGCCGCATTCAAAACACTTCGGAGCGTTCGCAATGTCCAACGGTGGAGCTGGCTCAACCAAAGGCCGGctctgtttttcttcttgccacTGTTCTAGTGTCTTGTCTGATTCTCGGGCCTCCTTGCGGTCTGCATCCGACAGAAATCCTCCATAGGTGTCCTGCATCGTGCTAAAGTCGTACTCAATGTAGTCCGCCTTCTTCACTGACGGCCTGATGCGCTCCTGTATATGGTTGCGATCGCCTTTTTTCGCACCTTCGATTACGCCACTAGGAGCATCCGGTGCGTACGTCGCCTGATCTGCAATACGGTAGTTACCCTTCTCCATGCCCTCACGGATACGACGTCGCTCCAACGCCTTTTGTCGatttttctcaatcagCTCTCGTTGCTCTGGGGTCAGCTCTTTTTGGGGCACGGGCTGATTTTGGCCCTTCAACGCCTGCTGCCGGAGCctgatcttctccaaagcatGGGCTCGATTTTCTGCCTGGCGGTTAGCAAACACTTCTGCTCCTCAACTTACTAGCTGGCGATGTCTTTCCATTTTAAACTTTGTAGTCCATTGCTATATTGCTCGCACTTGTAACAGTGACagaa
This window of the Ogataea parapolymorpha DL-1 chromosome VII, whole genome shotgun sequence genome carries:
- a CDS encoding Mitochondrial ribosomal protein of the small subunit, with translation MARQNFIGFVISQGKMDKTVKVRVMQKVLNQKLQKEYLKKKDFLVHDEANICKEGDLVRIEATRPLSARKSFAVAEIKKNKGEEFQHYQEEAKRQVAEEETRRRQDLLRRRELYDNNSSTLYHDLDEVKMLRKPFSELSEEEREKIANLKLKYGISNWDAGFENQELFMSSLSHLANKLESIRSEVELSKKLEDIIAKGESDPTFRNLVNKLDLDPATTKKNIMKNKMRKLLQTTSPVELAQWGINL
- a CDS encoding Tethering factor for nuclear proteasome STS1 → MTLTNQMDFQNHFLAKDLHRITKPKKVGKRRHTDESNDEDASKPRFMPKTLSKLAQHKKQRQPQVMGQKLSVSRIIETLDQESLQNLISNLVSEHPEVAPTLLKISPQVTIEDSLMVLEQKLERILQNMPYRVDASSDYSFLRVKPHVEDFFQTLSDYTLNFLPPIESDLTVPLMFLMKFLAKCFPRLPKFHAVEYRYYHSLTVDKFNTILDDILVQFLSEKKHNIILAINQDWLTDFRKISELNDNNFSSVYERLKQEIDQYENPDAASGQPSTNNAGRLTGLANLLNFSSDNSPLHGNTVGNVFDTI
- a CDS encoding Conserved hypothetical secreted protein encodes the protein MRLQQFCAIVCTSLCFSRLAATLSILVLNPSPYGSSISTAFHQVLSANHKVISVSPLHLTSITENEVTIDTTPISDADLKDFLDDQEFDLNDLLGLQVGEKFYGSKQNDRWYVKGSVMGTALFALDYLLPHHYTEMSSIDLIIVASSGHVVDGLYRQQTHVDLSVMKLAQTRNIPVLNVNSNEDLDMVIASPLDEQNSDKASELLALYLQRIEALVAQLTHEASYGKHNFHTSRSLQRSPKLREYFEHERWNDNPRLLPNGVGLNINLRAEASCMDTNRDFNFIETRTIGGYNKLPALSYDETRGFAKIDSVYSIDNDLPRNKDKILSEMSVDNGDCLITVTPISWSGGDFETYNILGKVVQQLNAEHPDEKPKLVQQIFDST
- a CDS encoding DNA repair protein RAD14: MERHRQLAENRAHALEKIRLRQQALKGQNQPVPQKELTPEQRELIEKNRQKALERRRIREGMEKGNYRIADQATYAPDAPSGVIEGAKKGDRNHIQERIRPSVKKADYIEYDFSTMQDTYGGFLSDADRKEARESDKTLEQWQEEKQSRPLVEPAPPLDIANAPKCFECGSIELNRNLLQTFGCRVCKSCENKYPEKYSLLTKTECKEDYFLTEPELADETLFKRLVKANPHSGTYSKMQLFLRYQIEEYAFKKWGSAENLDKEWLRREEMRVKRRDKKFNTRLREMRKKMRAEEFTRKLRGERNERHEHHWSRGEPTGEPGMVRRRCKDCGLEIEEIQM